Proteins from a genomic interval of Candidatus Poribacteria bacterium:
- a CDS encoding glycosyltransferase family 2 protein, giving the protein MVMKELFVSIVIPVFNERDSLEPLMARINHVLKEMKVNYEVLFVDDGSTDGSFEVLCKLRERNPGVGIIQLRRNFGKSAALSAGFWAAQAPVIVTMDADLQDRPEEIPKLLAKLEEGYDMVLGWRKNRRDKIFKRWSSKVFNSVVSALSGVKLHDMNTGLKAMRREVAQELTLYGELHRFLPVLAQWEGFKVTEVEVKHSPRIYGRSKYGIGKLIRSALDFLTVLLHTRYSRRPLHFFGGIGLAIGSAGIGICLYLLSLRLLYGSILHRYPLLIGGVMLAIVGMQMISIGLLGEMIIRERRPIIPPIRKTFPPNQNAFAKPSQRQP; this is encoded by the coding sequence ATGGTAATGAAAGAACTCTTTGTCTCAATTGTTATACCCGTATTTAATGAACGCGACTCCCTGGAACCTCTCATGGCACGGATAAACCATGTGTTGAAAGAGATGAAAGTTAATTACGAGGTTCTCTTCGTGGATGACGGAAGCACCGATGGTTCATTTGAAGTGCTTTGTAAGTTACGTGAGAGAAATCCAGGGGTTGGGATCATTCAGCTTCGAAGGAATTTCGGCAAATCGGCGGCTTTATCGGCGGGGTTTTGGGCAGCTCAAGCTCCGGTGATAGTCACTATGGACGCCGATCTTCAAGACAGACCTGAGGAAATCCCGAAGCTCCTCGCAAAGTTAGAAGAGGGATATGACATGGTCCTCGGATGGAGGAAAAATCGAAGGGATAAGATCTTCAAAAGATGGTCCTCGAAAGTGTTTAACAGCGTGGTTTCGGCTCTAAGTGGAGTTAAACTTCATGATATGAACACAGGGTTAAAGGCTATGAGAAGAGAAGTTGCCCAGGAGCTCACCCTTTATGGTGAGCTCCACAGATTCCTCCCCGTTCTAGCTCAGTGGGAAGGGTTCAAAGTGACGGAGGTAGAAGTTAAACATTCGCCGAGAATTTACGGACGATCAAAGTATGGCATAGGGAAGCTTATAAGAAGTGCCCTGGACTTCCTCACTGTGCTTCTTCACACCCGCTATTCACGCCGCCCTCTTCACTTCTTCGGTGGAATAGGATTGGCGATAGGCAGCGCTGGAATAGGAATCTGTCTGTATCTGTTATCGCTCCGCCTCCTTTACGGATCTATACTTCACCGTTATCCTCTCTTAATCGGCGGGGTGATGCTAGCGATAGTCGGGATGCAAATGATATCGATCGGACTTTTGGGCGAGATGATTATCAGGGAAAGGCGCCCCATTATCCCACCTATTCGCAAAACATTTCCTCCAAACCAAAATGCCTTTGCAAAGCCGAGTCAAAGGCAACCATGA
- a CDS encoding glycosyltransferase — protein MRNRYPFVSIIIPTFNSGRYLRRCLNSLLALDYPKYEVIVVDEGSTDETLKIACSFPVRVLRKRKKNPAASRNLAASMAKGDILVFLDSDCEVNPSWLSSLVKVFLDGNGKVGIAGGPDIAPSDQSLWGRCVDYAVTSFVGTGGVRRGGRWRLAPYYPRGCNMAIPRFVFQEVEGFDESFDLGEDTEIAYRIHRKGYEIKYVPDAIVAHWRREGLKAFLTQIWGRGVSRVALGHKHRSLNCLAYKIPSILLIIFLALALASLVSESARRILITLSISYTGVLVASGIDGAIRLKGAGAIFLIPVIITLQHFTYGLAYLTAILKPLFRMFKETENEGNYHRSKTSSGIPNRNHHPRSSHKKNG, from the coding sequence ATGAGAAACCGTTATCCTTTCGTTTCAATCATCATACCAACCTTCAACTCCGGACGTTATCTAAGAAGATGTCTTAATTCCCTGCTTGCTTTGGATTACCCGAAATATGAGGTGATAGTCGTTGATGAAGGTTCAACGGATGAGACGCTGAAGATCGCTTGCTCTTTCCCGGTTCGGGTGCTCAGGAAGAGAAAGAAAAATCCCGCTGCATCCAGAAATCTGGCAGCTTCGATGGCGAAAGGGGATATTCTGGTTTTTCTTGACTCAGATTGTGAGGTCAATCCATCATGGCTGTCGTCCCTCGTTAAGGTGTTCCTCGATGGAAATGGAAAAGTTGGCATCGCCGGAGGACCGGATATAGCTCCTTCAGATCAATCCCTCTGGGGACGGTGTGTGGACTACGCTGTGACTTCCTTCGTGGGCACGGGAGGTGTTCGAAGAGGTGGAAGATGGCGACTTGCACCTTATTATCCGCGCGGCTGCAACATGGCAATCCCACGCTTCGTTTTCCAAGAAGTTGAAGGATTCGATGAAAGCTTTGACTTAGGCGAAGACACCGAGATAGCTTACCGTATCCATCGGAAGGGATATGAGATTAAATACGTTCCTGATGCTATTGTAGCTCATTGGCGTCGCGAAGGATTAAAGGCTTTTCTCACGCAAATTTGGGGTAGGGGGGTTAGTCGAGTAGCACTGGGACACAAACACCGCAGCTTGAACTGTTTAGCATATAAGATACCCTCGATTCTGTTGATAATTTTCTTGGCACTCGCTTTGGCAAGCCTGGTATCCGAAAGCGCTAGAAGGATCTTAATAACCCTAAGCATCTCGTATACTGGGGTATTAGTAGCCTCCGGGATTGATGGGGCTATTCGATTAAAGGGCGCTGGGGCGATATTTCTGATCCCAGTTATCATCACACTCCAACACTTCACCTATGGCCTTGCTTATCTCACCGCTATTCTAAAACCTTTGTTTCGAATGTTCAAAGAAACGGAAAATGAAGGGAATTATCATCGTTCTAAAACAAGCAGCGGGATACCTAATAGGAATCATCATCCTCGCTCTTCTCATAAGAAAAACGGGTGA
- a CDS encoding flippase-like domain-containing protein encodes MKGIIIVLKQAAGYLIGIIILALLIRKTGEGYSEIRSLVEHADYLGLIGSTFLLIGALILHGLGWKLTIELVGSRIQMKKAVMIWIVSQIMRYLPGKLWMPLCKLYLTQRAGVPRNPTLIGITLEFSYLIASGLTIGACSPLGIKILSHFTSLPYLFWTLPLALLLLPLLAKKVFEAFLYSKDLRLLADIKAGSLIVLFGFFLMLWAVQGIAFYFFANALLTAGSVGVTLSIPVYSLSCVMGTLSFIAPAGLGIREGILTILLSSFIPVSSAASISIATRIWSIGTETICAAFALIGILSFLAGREKRIQGA; translated from the coding sequence ATGAAGGGAATTATCATCGTTCTAAAACAAGCAGCGGGATACCTAATAGGAATCATCATCCTCGCTCTTCTCATAAGAAAAACGGGTGAAGGTTATTCGGAAATACGTTCATTAGTCGAACACGCGGACTATTTAGGTTTGATCGGTTCAACTTTCCTCCTTATAGGAGCTCTAATACTTCATGGATTGGGGTGGAAGTTAACGATAGAACTTGTGGGGTCAAGAATACAAATGAAAAAAGCTGTTATGATCTGGATCGTTTCTCAGATAATGCGATATTTACCCGGAAAACTTTGGATGCCTTTATGCAAGCTGTATTTGACTCAGAGGGCGGGAGTGCCTAGAAATCCGACTCTTATCGGCATAACTTTAGAATTTTCTTACCTTATCGCCTCAGGTTTAACCATCGGTGCCTGTAGTCCTTTGGGAATAAAGATCCTCTCACATTTTACATCTCTCCCTTACTTATTTTGGACCCTGCCACTTGCTTTATTACTCCTTCCACTTCTAGCGAAGAAGGTGTTTGAAGCATTTCTTTACTCCAAAGACCTCAGGCTACTCGCCGATATAAAAGCAGGAAGTTTAATAGTTCTTTTTGGCTTTTTTCTGATGCTTTGGGCTGTTCAAGGAATAGCGTTCTACTTCTTCGCTAACGCTTTATTAACCGCCGGATCGGTAGGGGTCACCTTATCAATTCCAGTTTACTCTCTATCTTGTGTGATGGGAACTCTCAGCTTCATAGCTCCGGCAGGGTTGGGAATTAGAGAAGGAATTTTAACTATCCTCCTTTCCTCCTTTATCCCGGTATCATCAGCCGCGTCCATCTCTATAGCTACTAGGATCTGGAGCATAGGGACAGAAACGATCTGTGCTGCTTTCGCATTAATTGGCATCCTTTCCTTTTTAGCGGGCAGGGAAAAGAGGATACAAGGTGCATGA
- a CDS encoding lysophospholipid acyltransferase family protein gives MTRKGQAFRAKRLPSFSYLLVRSLKSIVLKMSEAEAMAFGARLGLLAYHIVRSRRKIAERNVSRAMPLIKRRHPSSTVDSIVRKSFINLGKTLVEFLRIPLLMGERIYLKIRPSGMEHLYRSLEKGRGVILFIPHMGNWELLAPFYGATLTRKAVVVFPLKNPELDELVESHRGIFGLEIIPKRGAARHVLRKLRENYVVGLLADQNAGREGVFVEFFGQLASCARGPVAFAIKTGAALHISADIRQPDDTHIITVSEPIDLKLSGDMEKDVRANTERLMRMLEELICRYPDQWLWVHNRWKTKPDPRWIERRKKRREVSMDQ, from the coding sequence ATGACCCGCAAGGGGCAGGCGTTCCGGGCGAAACGCCTGCCCTCCTTTTCATACCTCCTCGTTCGATCCCTCAAATCGATCGTTTTGAAGATGTCAGAGGCCGAGGCGATGGCCTTCGGCGCTCGATTGGGTCTTCTAGCCTACCACATCGTCAGGTCGCGCCGAAAGATCGCCGAGCGGAACGTCTCGCGCGCTATGCCTCTGATAAAACGGCGTCATCCCTCATCAACGGTCGATTCGATCGTTCGAAAGAGCTTTATCAATCTGGGCAAAACCCTGGTCGAATTCCTGAGAATCCCCCTTCTGATGGGTGAGAGGATTTATCTCAAGATCCGGCCGTCGGGTATGGAACATCTGTATCGATCGCTGGAGAAGGGAAGGGGTGTGATACTCTTCATTCCCCACATGGGCAACTGGGAGCTTTTGGCGCCTTTCTACGGGGCGACGCTGACCAGGAAGGCCGTGGTGGTTTTCCCGTTGAAGAACCCCGAGCTGGACGAGCTTGTGGAGTCGCACAGAGGGATATTCGGCCTTGAGATCATCCCCAAACGGGGGGCGGCCAGACATGTGCTCAGGAAGCTCAGGGAGAACTACGTGGTAGGGCTGCTGGCCGATCAGAACGCCGGACGGGAGGGGGTTTTCGTGGAGTTCTTCGGCCAACTCGCCTCCTGTGCCCGCGGTCCGGTGGCTTTTGCCATAAAGACCGGAGCTGCCCTGCATATCTCCGCCGATATCCGCCAGCCCGACGATACCCACATCATCACCGTATCCGAGCCGATCGATCTTAAGCTCTCAGGCGATATGGAGAAGGACGTAAGGGCTAACACCGAACGGTTGATGAGGATGCTCGAGGAGCTCATATGCAGGTATCCGGATCAATGGCTATGGGTGCATAATCGATGGAAGACCAAACCGGACCCCAGATGGATTGAAAGAAGAAAAAAGAGAAGGGAGGTATCCATGGACCAATAG
- a CDS encoding Ni/Fe hydrogenase subunit alpha, with the protein MGFKVTIEPITRIEGHARVTIHLDDEGKVDRAYFHVDQFRGFEKFSEGRMFFEMPQITPRICGICPVSHHLASAKACDEIIGVQPPRPAQLLRELMHMGQVIQSHSMHFFHLAAPDLLFGFDADPKIRNVIGIIQKNPDLGLKAIKLRKFGQEIIRILGEKRIHPIFAVPGGVNRALRVNERDQMLSQIDEMISYAHEGIEIAKGWLEKNADFVDKFANFDSGYMGLVRDDALELYDGQVRLVDKDGNRLEQFDGRDYLDYIAEHVEDWTYLKFPFYKKLGWPDGVYRVGPLGRLNAADRISTPEAQKEFELFRSLNGGRPVTQSLYYHYARLIEVLYALERAREILEDPDVLSTDIRAESTEITGEGVGVIEAPRGTLFHHYVTDETGKLLKVNLIVATGHNNWAMSHSVEMVAKAFVDGNNLTEGMLNRVEAAIRCYDPCLSCSTHALGRMPILIEVYTADAQLLKTVVRRKS; encoded by the coding sequence ATGGGCTTCAAAGTTACCATAGAACCCATAACCAGGATAGAGGGCCACGCAAGGGTGACGATACACCTGGACGATGAGGGCAAGGTCGACAGGGCCTACTTCCACGTGGATCAGTTCAGGGGATTCGAGAAGTTCAGCGAGGGACGCATGTTCTTCGAGATGCCCCAGATAACCCCGCGCATCTGCGGCATATGTCCCGTATCGCATCATCTCGCATCGGCCAAGGCGTGCGATGAGATAATAGGCGTCCAACCTCCCAGACCCGCTCAACTGCTTCGCGAGCTGATGCACATGGGCCAGGTGATACAGTCGCACTCGATGCACTTCTTCCACCTCGCCGCGCCCGATCTGTTGTTCGGCTTCGACGCCGATCCGAAGATACGAAACGTCATCGGGATCATACAGAAAAACCCCGATCTGGGCCTGAAGGCTATTAAACTCCGGAAGTTCGGTCAGGAGATCATCCGTATCCTCGGGGAGAAACGGATCCATCCCATCTTCGCCGTCCCGGGAGGCGTCAACAGGGCGTTGAGGGTCAATGAAAGGGATCAGATGCTGAGCCAGATAGATGAGATGATCTCCTATGCGCATGAGGGGATCGAGATCGCCAAGGGATGGCTCGAGAAAAACGCAGATTTTGTGGACAAATTCGCCAACTTCGATTCCGGATATATGGGGCTGGTCAGGGATGACGCCTTGGAGCTGTATGACGGTCAGGTGAGGCTTGTCGATAAGGACGGCAACAGGCTGGAACAGTTCGACGGGAGGGATTACCTCGACTACATCGCCGAACACGTCGAGGACTGGACATATCTGAAGTTCCCCTTCTACAAAAAGCTTGGATGGCCCGATGGGGTTTACAGGGTGGGGCCGCTGGGCAGGTTGAACGCCGCCGATAGGATCTCCACGCCCGAGGCGCAGAAGGAGTTCGAGCTCTTCAGATCGCTCAACGGCGGCAGGCCGGTCACCCAATCGCTGTACTACCATTATGCCAGGCTCATCGAGGTCCTCTACGCCCTTGAAAGGGCGAGGGAGATACTTGAGGACCCCGATGTGCTGTCCACGGATATCCGAGCCGAGTCAACGGAGATAACGGGTGAGGGCGTGGGCGTGATAGAGGCGCCGCGCGGAACGCTCTTCCATCATTACGTCACGGATGAGACCGGAAAGCTGCTGAAGGTTAACCTGATCGTCGCCACGGGGCATAACAACTGGGCGATGTCCCATTCCGTTGAGATGGTGGCTAAGGCTTTCGTGGACGGAAACAACCTCACCGAGGGGATGCTCAACCGCGTTGAGGCGGCGATACGATGTTATGACCCATGTCTCTCATGTTCAACTCACGCCCTCGGACGGATGCCCATCCTCATTGAGGTCTACACGGCGGATGCTCAACTCCTCAAAACGGTGGTGAGAAGGAAGTCATGA
- a CDS encoding NADP oxidoreductase, which yields MGKIKIATDWLEVCSGCHMSLLDIDERLVELLDYVEFTSSPITDLKHPPEEGVDVGILTGAVGNTHQEEAAKLMRSRCKILIAIGDCAVFGGICAMRNLFDVDEVLRRGYIETESTQDGIVPSSDELGKLLEKIKPVNQVVDVDVHLPGCPPSADAIYFVLKELIEGRTPVLAGENLRYD from the coding sequence ATGGGCAAGATAAAAATCGCAACCGACTGGCTAGAGGTATGTTCGGGATGCCATATGTCTCTGCTTGACATAGACGAGAGGCTCGTTGAACTGCTGGATTATGTGGAGTTCACCTCCAGCCCGATAACCGATCTCAAACATCCCCCTGAAGAGGGGGTCGACGTCGGAATACTTACCGGTGCGGTGGGCAACACACATCAGGAGGAGGCCGCAAAGCTGATGCGCAGCCGGTGTAAGATACTCATAGCGATCGGTGACTGCGCCGTCTTCGGGGGTATATGCGCCATGAGGAACCTTTTCGACGTGGATGAGGTTTTAAGGCGCGGTTATATCGAGACGGAAAGTACGCAGGACGGGATAGTGCCCTCCTCCGACGAGCTCGGGAAATTGCTGGAGAAGATCAAGCCGGTCAATCAGGTCGTCGATGTGGACGTGCACCTGCCCGGTTGTCCCCCCTCCGCCGACGCGATCTATTTCGTCCTCAAGGAGCTCATCGAAGGCAGAACGCCCGTGCTGGCGGGCGAGAACTTGAGATATGACTGA
- a CDS encoding (2Fe-2S)-binding protein has protein sequence MAKITLTIDGRKVEGELGDTILEVCEKNGIHIPTLCHYKGLSNRGSCRMCVVEIEGARGLMPACTTPAEDGMVIETNNERLYRFRRSNLELILSERNHFCMFCEMSGDCELQDLAYQHGIDYIRYSFAWPKLPVDTSRDYFIFDQNRCILCRRCIRACEELAGHAVLGVKDRGADTMVIADLDTPFGESSCTSCGTCLQVCPTGALVDKKSAYIGKRKDLQETETFCTFCSIGCGIKVLSRDGHPVRIEGNWDAEPNGGVLCVAGRFEPLYISKERITSPMMKVGEAKDLSTLQEISWDEAFETIADRIAGSDRKLALISARATVEAASAFKGIFGSDTFALTPPTIERGEGRLRDIDEADYIFVTGADLDEEFRVAGSFVKRSALKGAKLIAIGPIGRTVEERASERIEPEERARLEELLNQASNAVILYGPQSDPNLIELFRRVRGRSRRISLVEGSNARGLEAVGIPSGSAISTDGMVLVLLADEPPTEALGELLSSASFSAVISSYYDPILQEADLILPSPIWCERSGTYINTEGRELKLTAAVEPPEGVMRDEEIAGNIRRRLSRWAR, from the coding sequence ATGGCCAAGATAACACTTACGATAGATGGCAGAAAGGTTGAAGGGGAACTCGGCGACACCATACTTGAGGTCTGCGAGAAGAACGGAATTCACATTCCCACGCTCTGCCACTATAAGGGCCTTTCCAACAGAGGCTCCTGCAGGATGTGCGTCGTCGAGATCGAAGGCGCAAGGGGCCTGATGCCAGCCTGCACGACGCCGGCCGAAGACGGAATGGTGATCGAGACCAACAACGAGAGGCTGTACCGCTTCAGAAGATCGAACCTGGAGCTCATCCTGTCCGAGAGAAACCATTTCTGCATGTTCTGCGAGATGAGCGGGGACTGCGAGCTACAGGATCTGGCATACCAGCACGGGATAGATTACATCAGATACAGCTTCGCCTGGCCGAAACTCCCCGTCGATACGAGCAGGGATTATTTCATATTCGATCAAAACAGGTGCATCCTCTGCCGTAGATGTATCAGGGCATGCGAGGAGCTGGCAGGACACGCCGTCCTGGGGGTCAAGGACAGGGGCGCCGACACGATGGTAATCGCCGACCTGGACACGCCGTTCGGCGAATCCTCCTGTACCTCATGCGGCACGTGCCTGCAGGTCTGTCCCACAGGGGCTCTCGTGGATAAAAAGAGCGCTTATATCGGCAAGCGGAAGGATCTGCAGGAGACGGAGACGTTCTGCACCTTCTGCAGCATCGGATGCGGGATCAAGGTCCTCTCACGCGACGGACATCCGGTCAGGATCGAGGGTAATTGGGATGCCGAGCCAAATGGCGGCGTGCTCTGCGTGGCAGGGAGGTTCGAGCCGCTCTACATATCCAAAGAACGAATCACATCACCTATGATGAAGGTTGGAGAGGCGAAAGATCTTTCGACCTTACAGGAGATAAGCTGGGATGAGGCGTTCGAAACGATCGCCGACCGGATAGCGGGAAGCGATCGAAAGCTCGCCCTCATCTCGGCCAGAGCCACCGTCGAGGCGGCGTCCGCCTTCAAAGGGATCTTCGGCTCAGACACCTTCGCCTTGACTCCCCCGACGATCGAGCGAGGAGAGGGCAGACTGAGGGATATCGATGAGGCCGATTATATCTTCGTCACAGGGGCCGATCTGGATGAGGAATTCAGGGTGGCGGGTTCCTTCGTCAAGAGATCGGCGCTTAAGGGCGCTAAGCTTATCGCCATCGGTCCCATCGGAAGGACGGTCGAGGAGAGGGCCTCTGAGAGGATCGAGCCGGAGGAAAGAGCCAGGTTGGAGGAGCTGTTGAACCAGGCGTCCAACGCCGTGATCCTCTACGGGCCTCAGTCCGATCCCAACCTGATCGAGCTTTTCCGACGTGTGAGGGGGCGAAGCAGGCGGATCTCCTTAGTTGAGGGTTCAAACGCCAGAGGATTAGAGGCCGTCGGCATCCCCTCAGGCTCAGCCATATCGACGGATGGGATGGTGCTGGTTCTGCTGGCCGACGAGCCTCCCACCGAGGCCCTGGGCGAGCTTTTGAGCTCCGCCTCCTTCTCGGCGGTGATATCGAGCTATTACGATCCGATCCTCCAGGAGGCCGATCTGATCCTTCCCTCGCCCATCTGGTGTGAGCGCAGCGGCACCTATATCAACACAGAGGGCAGGGAACTCAAACTCACTGCTGCCGTCGAGCCGCCGGAGGGCGTGATGAGGGATGAGGAGATAGCCGGAAATATCCGCAGGAGGCTTTCGCGATGGGCAAGATAA